The Deltaproteobacteria bacterium genome has a segment encoding these proteins:
- a CDS encoding NUDIX hydrolase: MKEQILCPHCGKVVERYRNPVPTVDIIIEVEGGIVLVERKNPPHGWALPGGFVDYGESCEAAAVREAREETSLEVQLVYQLGTYSDPARDPRHHTITTVFVARADGRPVARDDAAGTGVFTRDTIPGPLAFDHERILQDYFKACPSRK; the protein is encoded by the coding sequence ATGAAAGAACAGATCCTGTGTCCCCACTGCGGAAAAGTGGTGGAAAGATACCGCAATCCGGTTCCCACCGTCGACATCATCATCGAGGTGGAGGGAGGGATAGTCCTCGTGGAACGGAAAAACCCGCCCCATGGTTGGGCCCTTCCCGGCGGGTTCGTGGATTACGGGGAAAGCTGTGAGGCGGCTGCGGTCCGGGAGGCCAGAGAGGAGACCTCCCTGGAGGTGCAACTCGTATACCAACTCGGAACTTATTCTGATCCAGCCAGGGATCCCCGCCACCACACCATCACCACCGTTTTTGTGGCCAGGGCCGATGGACGGCCCGTTGCCCGGGATGACGCGGCCGGCACCGGGGTATTCACCCGAGACACCATCCCTGGGCCCCTCGCCTTTGATCACGAAAGGATTCTTCAGGACTATTTCAAGGCATGTCCATCCAGAAAATAA
- a CDS encoding DUF364 domain-containing protein: MNIYKRIKDSLVHEADKIRVDEVRIGLGYTAVLLEDGRAGVALTFHEGPRRGCTVFKGHYPLAGGSASELLDFLDSGDTVEAAVGLATANALSNTPKENLHEGDILEILPLRSDDQVGMVGFFAPILPKLKKRTSSIFIFEKIPEKQGDILPEQEAYRLLPRCQVALITSTTLLNHTLERLLEAASPCREVVLLGASTPLLPETFRETPVTRLSGVIVTNPGEILRIVSEGRGMRYFKGHVKKVNLDLKRQEAY, translated from the coding sequence ATGAATATTTACAAGCGGATAAAGGATTCCCTCGTTCACGAGGCGGACAAGATCCGTGTAGATGAGGTCCGCATCGGACTGGGGTATACGGCTGTTTTGCTTGAGGACGGCCGCGCCGGCGTGGCCCTGACCTTTCATGAAGGGCCGAGAAGGGGATGCACGGTATTCAAGGGACATTATCCTCTAGCCGGCGGGAGTGCCTCAGAACTGCTCGACTTTTTAGACTCGGGGGACACGGTGGAAGCGGCGGTTGGCCTGGCCACCGCCAATGCCCTGAGTAATACTCCGAAGGAGAATCTCCACGAAGGAGATATCCTGGAAATTCTTCCCCTCCGTTCCGATGACCAGGTCGGGATGGTGGGCTTTTTCGCCCCCATCCTTCCAAAACTCAAAAAGAGGACATCCTCCATCTTCATTTTCGAGAAGATCCCGGAGAAGCAGGGAGACATTTTACCCGAACAGGAGGCCTACCGGTTGCTTCCTCGATGCCAGGTGGCGTTGATCACTTCCACCACCCTCCTCAATCATACTCTCGAACGCCTCCTTGAGGCCGCCTCCCCCTGCCGCGAGGTGGTCCTCCTCGGTGCCTCTACACCTTTGCTTCCGGAGACCTTCCGGGAGACGCCCGTCACCCGACTCTCCGGAGTCATCGTGACCAACCCCGGGGAAATCCTCAGGATCGTGAGCGAAGGGCGCGGCATGCGTTACTTCAAGGGCCATGTAAAAAAGGTGAACCTGGATTTGAAGAGACAAGAGGCATATTGA
- a CDS encoding CDP-alcohol phosphatidyltransferase family protein, with amino-acid sequence MAQFVFINDRNRERYLKIIAPAGKFLARMGIHPNVLSFAGLVFSALAGLLYSTGAFFWAAWVVVLAGVCDSLDGLIARQTQKTSTFGAFFDSTLDRYGDMFLLLGLAYHFAGGIPFFFPGMPRVLGGEASPWTVMVIFLALTGSFMVSYARARAEGLGIPCKEGMMQRPERITLLIIGSLLGAIPQVGPWLLKFVLLLLAVSTNLTAVYRIIHVRNRILKGNP; translated from the coding sequence ATGGCGCAATTCGTCTTCATCAATGACAGAAACAGGGAAAGGTACCTGAAAATCATCGCACCCGCCGGGAAATTCCTGGCCCGTATGGGGATTCACCCCAATGTCCTTTCCTTTGCAGGCCTCGTGTTCAGTGCCCTTGCAGGGCTCCTGTACAGTACGGGCGCTTTCTTCTGGGCGGCCTGGGTGGTTGTCCTTGCGGGTGTTTGCGACAGCCTGGACGGCCTCATCGCCAGGCAGACCCAAAAGACCAGCACGTTTGGGGCCTTTTTTGACAGCACCCTGGACCGATACGGGGACATGTTCCTTTTGCTGGGCCTGGCTTACCACTTTGCCGGAGGCATTCCCTTCTTCTTCCCAGGGATGCCCCGGGTATTGGGAGGGGAGGCCAGCCCCTGGACGGTCATGGTCATCTTCCTGGCCCTTACGGGGTCCTTCATGGTAAGCTACGCCAGGGCCCGAGCCGAGGGACTGGGAATCCCATGTAAAGAAGGGATGATGCAGAGACCGGAAAGGATCACCCTCCTGATCATAGGATCCCTCCTTGGCGCCATCCCCCAAGTCGGTCCCTGGTTGCTCAAATTCGTGCTGCTGCTCCTGGCCGTTTCAACCAACCTGACAGCCGTTTACCGCATCATCCACGTGAGGAATCGTATCCTTAAAGGAAACCCCTGA